In Lycium ferocissimum isolate CSIRO_LF1 chromosome 7, AGI_CSIRO_Lferr_CH_V1, whole genome shotgun sequence, the sequence gtaattacTGTGTGCTAAGTGAAAAAGGATCTACATCTGAGTTTTCTAATGTTTAGATTAAGGTTAACCTTTTAGTTTGCAAATAATTAACAATACGATTTAGGTTTGATGCATTTAATGAACTCGTTCTTAAAATAGATTCTTGCTCCCTTTCCACTTGAGATGATTGAGGGCTTAGCGCAAATAGATTTTGTGGTTACGTGAATTTTACAAACCACCTAGAGTTTCCCCTCGGACTTTACTAGTAGCCTTCTTAACTTCCCTCTTAGCTCTCTTGTTTTCTTCAAAAGCTTTTCTTCTCCCCTGCTTTTGACAACATCCTACAAGGACACAAAGAAAAAACTCTCTTCTAATTCATTGTCAAAGATCAATGAGAAGAACGTGATCTTCTCTGAAATATGGAGCAGCTTAACAAGTACGATCATAGATTGTGAATCTTATAGCGTAGTTCGTGTTTATAACATGTGATTACATTATCAACTAGTGAAACAAATATTGGAAAATTCTGAGAGAACTATATGTTCTAGATTGTTGTATTTTCCTTTAAGCTTTAATAACTCTTTGTACCTCCTCACTCCACCACCAAGTTTTCTGTGGTCGAGTTCCTAGACCTTTAGAAACACCTAACACTTCAGTACTTGCTCCTTTTTAATGTAACATGACATTTCCTTTTAAAGGATATTTGTGTCTCCCTCTAAGTCCCAAGCTCCCTTCTCCCGTAGTTTTTCTTGAAAGGCTAGCTGGTTAGCTTCCTTTAATGCCCACTACCTAATTCGTGGTTGTTTGCAAGTCGTCACATTTCTCACTCTAACCCTAAGCTTTACATCTAAGACTTCTAACCTATGTTGGCTGGTCATCTTTTCTCCTGGAATAACCATATTGTCCTTGCATGTACTTCTATCTCATAAAGTCTAGATCTATTTGAGCACACGGTTACCCTCACTCTTGTACATAATTAGGTGCGACTCCCTCTTCTTGAAATATGTGTTAGCTACTACTCAATTATAAGCTATAGTGAGTTCCAATATTGCTTTTCTTTCATTGTTTCTAGTACTCAGGGGCGGCTCAACGAAGTTGGTGGTCTAAAGCCAAAATTTTATAAGAGGCCTTAAATTTatctaataaaattttatatatttttattctaatttttttttttaataatgatgGTATGTATAGAGACCATCATGTACGTTTCTTGATTGTTCACCCAATGACATGCTAGCTTCTAAAATTAGAGATATCTACTAACTCTATTcactaaaatttaaataaattttgtataataaaCATACATTGACaattaagataatatttttgtaaattttcatAATCTTATAATCTCTATTTTGTACAACTAAGTGGTCAAAATAATTCATACACTTAGAATAATTAAAGTCTATTTTGAAGTTAAAAGTCCACTATTTATAAGAAATTATCAACTTTATAAAAGgcttcatttttaaaattaacaaagtCATCAtcaatttgttcattttttaaaatatattgcATAAAGTTTATTACTCTCTAATTTCTGTGAAGGTGTTTGATTAAGGCACGAGATTAATAGAAAATgaaaaacttttgaattttgtgatctaaaacaagccataaaaaaTTTTGCGGctataaattatctcattaaggataaaatgagaatttcaaaattaattttattaaatatatataaagatgtCATTATTTTTAGAACTAACTAgagaaaaaagaatgtcacttaTATTAGGATGGAAAGAGTATAAAATGTGAATTGGTTATCTCAATAACCTTGATCACATTTAAAAAAACATAGATATAAAATCTAGTCTCTTTATTCATAACtgtataatatataaaatgaatTTTTGGGGCCTTCAATTTGGGGGGGCCTAAAGCCTTTGCTTCAGTGGCTTCCTCCTCCAGCCGCCGTTGCTAGTACCATAtgtataatcatcatatacttgtTTAAAATTGTCACTATCTTTACCTACATGGACATTTATAACACGTACCCACATCTTACACTTTTCTGCTAATGCTGCACTACAAGCTCAATTAAACTATCAAACTATACTCTACTTGCATGTTATCTAATTCTGTAATAAACTACTCGTATATTACCAACTATTTGCATGCGGGGTATATCAGTACATGTGTTTAACTTTTACGTAATTATTATACATCTCTATGTGCATCAGCAATTAAAAATTACTCCTTTAGTTTTTGCTCACCTACCGTCTCCTCTAGTTTCTGTACCACAATTTCTTTatctatttctagaaaattagaagCCAAATTATCTTTTGTTAGGAATATCATGACTAGTCCTGGTAACTATTTTGCTGGTCTAGGAAACTCATGCGCTCAAAATAGCACCCCTACTATCTTTAATGACTTTTagtatttaataatttatatcatTTGGCTTGATATACTTCACTTTATTTTCATGACATTAATTACTGTCTTTCCAAACATTATCCATAGTAGTGAgagatattttatttatttaacctTAACTAGACAACGCGAAGCAAATAGCTAAAACTATGTTATATTTACTTTGACAGTCAACTCTCCGATTTGTGGAGATTAACCAAGACGTTGACCAAGAAGACGTCACAAGTCATTCAGTCAGGGCTTCGCAGTCTGTGGAATCGTACCTCACATCACCACCAAGGTAATTGGCCTcacgttaaaaaaaaaaaaaaaaaaaaaaaaccttagttatcacattttgaattttaatttttttttctttgtgttGGTTATTTTGGTACGTTATTATAGGGATACGGGAGAAAAGAAAACATCCCCACCAGTACCAATGAAAGGTAGAGTGATACCAGGAAGGAGTACTAGTGGAGTTAGCAGCCCAAAGAAACCTTATAGGTCTCTAAGGATGAATGCTTGCAATAATATTGGAGTTgtgaagaaggaaaagaagaaaagggcaaaaaagtCAGCACCCAAAAGGAAGAAATCTGCTAAATGAATTGCGTTAGTTAATTATTTGGAGAGCTATAATTATATAGACTCTTAATTAAATTCTCGAAGAATTAGTTggttgttttgtttgttttggcGAATGGTTTTTGCTGTTTCTGATCAGCTCTTCGACTATCCTTTGTGTGATTTTAAAAGTCCTGAATCATAGGCGGATTTAAGATTTTAAGTTTATGGATTTTGAATCATAACGTTTTTTTTGCTTATTGAAttgttttggatggattattatattttatatattaagtgaATTTTCTCATAGATACAGAATTTTGAGCGGAAACTATTGGGCTCCGTCCAACCAGTGCCGCTCCATTTCTGCATGGAATCATACTGTCTTTAGTACCTCTCGGTTAAACTTTTATCTCTATCatcaaattgatttttaaaaaagtacttGCACCAACATATGTAGCACTTTCGGTTTAGCCTTATTATAAATAGTTAGTGGTTGATCAACTATTTTAAATTGtgtttttgaaaattaattgcaaaaaattatttataaacaGTCACTTTGCAATTAATAGGcaaaagatttgaaatatttattATGAGATCTCAATTAggttttccaatttcttttaatataaaatttttaaaatcacaaaataaaGAGATTTGGCTTGTTTTGTCCATACTGTTAGTAGTTGGTATACTTATTTTTTGCTAAAAGGTATTTTTTCCAGGGTGAAATTAGAAACAATTTCGAAAAAGAAgttactttttttgttttttttttttttccaaagttgGCCAAACACTTCTCCTTGGAGTTTCTTCCTTCAGCTTCTTTCCCATTGTAGAATATAGCTTTTACTACTACTCAGCAacacttatttttttgaaaatttggcagagCAGCTCTTCAAAATAAGCATTTCTAGTTTCCTAGAAATTTGGAAGTTATTATAAGTCAAAAAACTAATATTGAGGAGGGAGCATGCATGAACATACATTTTTTAGATTTGAACTAGGAAGCACAAAAGAAGGACAGAGTCTCCAAAAGTCCAACCTTCTTAAAACCAGGACTTTTAGGATGTATTTTACTgttatatttgaaaaaatgttAAAGTTGAAACCAAATGTACaagaatttaaacaaaaattacAAATAGACGAAAGTATGGGTATAAAGGGCTAACGTGGACCGAGGACGTGCAAAGTCTAACGGAGAGACTAAGGCAGTTTACGTACCCAACTTATGTTAAATGTTTGTTTTCTCATTTGGCCCTAAAAGAGTCAGAATATTGAAGTTGCATTATAATAAAGAGATAATGGATCAGAACCCCTTTAGATTATCACGTTTGTATTAGTTTCATACTTAAATTATGCCTAGCTTACGTTCAGGGGCGAATTTATAGCTTAAATTTGTAACCCATGGTCTCTTTGTAAAACTAGGTAtttatgtgtatttttttaaaaattgatatAAATATTACCTGCTAACACCTATACTACAAGAAGACTAAATAGTGTACTTGATTAAATGCTAAGTGATTTGCCTAGAGAATTAGGAATTGATTCCCACTTAatacatttttccttcttttttttagtGGTGTGAAAGCACCATAATCCTCAACGGAACCGACCTTCGCTTGAAAAGTGTGGCctacatttattttattagaAAACTTCAACCAACTTGCTTCCTTTTCAGAGAATATCAATCTTCTTTTGTCCTCATCAGCTTGGATTATCTGACAGTAGCCTCGAACGTTAACTGATGTTCGGATCATAAAAGAAAGTATAATGTGGCATCTAATTCATAGATTTACAGATTGTCTCTAACTCGCTTACATTACCTCTGAACTATAACTTTCAGGTGctaataccccccccccccccacaccccctcccacaaaaaaaatgtcaaattttGTTAGTTTCATATTTGAACAATGCATTCACATTATTACCCCCTTGAACTATACTTCCAAGTGCTAAAACCCCCACTTGAACTATAACTTGCAGGTGCTAAAATTGGCCCTCTTGGCTTGACAGATTGCAAAGTGTGTGTAACTACCCCTAAAAGGTGCATGAGGGGCGAAAAAAGCCATTTACAACAACTAATTAAGCCACGGACTAAGCAAAATAGAGGACAGGGACAGAAAAAGAATGtgtgaatatatacatatgttctTCAACCTCTCAAAGTTTATGGTTTTTTGTTCATGATACTTGATTCACACCTTTTAACCTCAAGACACGATAAAATCAAAGATAATAGACTGAAACCACTGTGAAATCGAACCAAATGAGAACTGCACTGCCTCAATTTCTATACTGTCTGAGAGCTCTCAGCCAAATGGGACAAAAGTGGCGTCCCTTATGTTTttctctttatattttcttgtttccctttttaacttttaattcctttttactTCTGTTTTCTTTAGTTTTACTTATTTAGTTTAGAATTTactttataattaaaatcattAATAATCTAAATGAATCCGAAGATAAAAAGAAGTAAACAACACGTGTAGTGTCACTTGGCTTTTTTTCAAGAAAGTTTTTAGGAGGGTGAACACACTTACATAACATATAACGAGTAGGGGGAGTTTAGCACTTAAAAGTTATAGTTCAAGGGTGTAATGTAAACTAGGcatagtttaggtatgaaactaaTAAAAACGGGACAATTTAGGGACGGCTTAGCACATGAAAGCTATAGTTCAGGGGGGCAACGTAAACTAGACAAAAACTTAAGTATGAAACTAATAAAAACGTGATAGTTTAGGAGGTCTTTCTCagtaatctatatctatatataatattaccATTAGCCTCTCATAGCCACcattctatttcttttttgtcaattttttgacctttttcgtTCCTAGTTTCCTCAAGATAAATgttgaaaattaaaatcactCTATTAATAATTCTTTAATTGTCCACATTCATTGATCGGCATTTAAGAATATTCACTCTCTTATTACAGTAGTTCTTTTACAGAAAAAATGAAACAATGCGTcgctttttttcttcttttgcatttttttcctttcattcagCTTATGTTAGTAAGCTAGCCCAAGGGTTGTGTTAAAGAGAAAAAGGTTGCCAAGACTCTATTACCAATTAATGTGGTGCATAATGCGGAAATAAATTTATGGTGCAGTCATGTTCGTAATAACGGTACATATGTTCTTGAAGAGGTTTGCCAAGACTGCCATAGAAATGGAAAATAGGATCATTTTGGGAGGAGATATGGAATATCAACGAGCAACAAACTGAACTAGGTAAGCATTTCATTTTTAAAGATGCCATACGTAtgcaaacattttttttttaggaggaTTTATAGTGTTTCCACACTAAAATTTAAAGATGCGTGGGTGGTGCTTAACATATACGAGCCATCCCTCACTTGCAAACATTTTTATGTGCAGGGTgagaagtttttttttgttaattctCGGGGTACCCCCGGCCGCTATCCAATCGAGTGTGCACCGGTAACCTGTTTATTGTGCAATAGCTTGCAAACCACACAAGAGATGTAAATCGCATTAGGCAAGTCTGGTACAACGAGCTCTAACTAAGAAAGCGACAGGTGAGGGAAATCGACCCCAAGTCTCCCTTGTGGAAAATCACTCAGCCAACCCATGCGGCTTATTTTAgctgtttataaaagtaattaaaaaaaatcacaatttagAGAAGTACCGAATTGATCAATCTTTTCATTTCTACAACTTATTACAACCAACAACATTATTTTGCATATTATTTTGATCACAAtaatttttatgtttgattCAAAAGATGATCTACTTGTCACAGTTGGGTAAATTGTACATTCAAATTGCCTAGATGTAGCAAACAGACGGGCCAGTGTCATGCGACTTCAAGCAAAATCAAAAACTGTTTTCTGCTATAAATACCGGATAAATTCTACACCTCTTACcgtcttatttttctttaaaatttttgtGGATCTTCCTATTTCTTACCAAGATTTGAATTTGGTTGCAGAAATACAAAAATTCTATTTCCTATAACatgtttgatattttaattgtcGTGTTCTTCAAAATTGGACCAAAAAATACAGTAATTGtacatattaaacaaaacaaattgtTTCCCGAAACAAATAATTTGCTTTCGTGATTTAATTACCTCTTCTCGAGCATTATCGTCAAGCAAtttgtctttcctttttcctctcCCCTCTATTATCAAagagaaaatttatttttaaaaaaatatttagcaATAGATTtagtagagaaaaaaaaaattagacaatttttgtataaaataaCTGAGAATCATATGAAAgctatattttatatttttttctacaGAATTTCTGTAATGGTTTTAAAAGTTATAACGCTATAAAAGGacacaaataatttttttagaataaatTACTGACACCCAATTGTGCTATCGAGAAATCAAATGTGAGATCGTAGCTTTTGAACTAAATCTTCATAAAACTAtgtttcaaaataaaaacaaacatgcaagtgctttcaagaaatcaaaggtAGGATACCTATTCTGAAATTGagttaaaatattatataaaatgTTTGTTTGGGTTCCTATTGTTGTGTGAAATTTAGGTAGGGAGaaaatctttatatttttcaattaattaatttataaaatatctttttatatgtatataaaaatatatttaatattaacTAAATCTGAAGAAAGATTAAAAAAGATTCCTTGAATTCTTTATAACGCGGACAATACCACTAAATGTGCGcatatttcttacaaacaataAATTACATCCATAAAAATATAGAGGTGGGAAAACATTTTAAAGATCTTTGGAAATAATGTTTAAATCCTACCTGCAAAGGCAATAACACTAAATTACTAGATGATTTCTCTCCTATGTCTAAGTATTGATAGGCAAAGTTATTCGATACGAGCAACACCTTATAAAAATAGTTAATGTCCAAAAACACATCTAAACTGTCATTTTTTGGCGAATTTCATATCTCAACTATCTATTGTTCTCTTTatctacctaaactatcactctCTTTAT encodes:
- the LOC132062563 gene encoding uncharacterized protein LOC132062563, whose amino-acid sequence is MSLSAGASDMVQDLIIISDDSDGGDSSKTHGLTSVADNESTLRFVEINQDVDQEDVTSHSVRASQSVESYLTSPPRDTGEKKTSPPVPMKGRVIPGRSTSGVSSPKKPYRSLRMNACNNIGVVKKEKKKRAKKSAPKRKKSAK